A portion of the Chryseobacterium tructae genome contains these proteins:
- the nusG gene encoding transcription termination/antitermination protein NusG, translating to MSELKWYVLKAISGQENKVKNYIETEIKRLGFEQYVTQVVIPMEKVIQIRNGKKVPKEKPYYPGYLMIEAELMGEIPHVIKNIPGVISFLSLTKGGDPVPMRKSEVNRMLGRMDELSEFASDVEIPYVVGENVKVIDGPFNGFNGTVEKILEDKKKIEVSVLIFGRKTPMELSYMQVEKV from the coding sequence ATGAGCGAATTGAAATGGTATGTGCTGAAAGCTATCAGCGGACAGGAAAATAAAGTGAAAAACTATATTGAGACAGAAATCAAACGTCTAGGGTTTGAGCAGTATGTTACTCAAGTGGTTATTCCTATGGAAAAGGTAATTCAAATTAGAAACGGTAAGAAAGTTCCTAAAGAAAAACCTTACTATCCTGGATACTTGATGATCGAAGCTGAGTTGATGGGAGAAATTCCACACGTTATCAAAAACATTCCTGGAGTTATTTCTTTCTTAAGTTTAACAAAAGGTGGCGATCCTGTTCCCATGAGAAAATCAGAAGTGAACAGAATGCTTGGAAGAATGGATGAACTTTCAGAATTTGCAAGCGATGTTGAAATTCCGTATGTAGTAGGTGAAAACGTAAAAGTGATCGATGGTCCTTTCAACGGATTCAATGGTACGGTTGAGAAGATTCTTGAAGACAAAAAGAAAATTGAAGTTTCTGTATTGATCTTCGGTAGAAAAACTCCAATGGAACTAAGCTACATGCAAGTAGAAAAAGTATAA
- the secE gene encoding preprotein translocase subunit SecE has product MSSFVDFLKGSYNEFRHKVEWPKWADLQSSTIVVTIATVILALFTFGVDELFSKSISNIIGMLINVFN; this is encoded by the coding sequence ATGAGTTCATTTGTCGATTTTTTAAAAGGTTCTTATAACGAATTCAGACATAAGGTTGAATGGCCAAAATGGGCTGACCTTCAGTCGTCTACTATTGTAGTGACTATTGCGACAGTGATTCTGGCATTATTTACCTTTGGAGTTGATGAATTGTTTTCTAAATCAATCAGCAACATCATTGGAATGCTAATCAACGTGTTCAACTAA
- the rplL gene encoding 50S ribosomal protein L7/L12, which yields MSDLKNLAETLVNLTVKDVNELATILKDEYGIEPAAAAVVVAAGGAGEAAEEKTEFDVILKSAGASKLAIVKLVKDLTGAGLKEAKDIVDGAPSAIKEGVSKDEAEALKKQLEEAGAEVELK from the coding sequence ATGTCAGATTTAAAAAATTTAGCTGAAACGCTAGTAAACCTAACTGTAAAAGACGTAAACGAATTAGCTACTATCCTTAAGGATGAGTACGGAATTGAGCCAGCTGCTGCTGCTGTAGTAGTTGCTGCAGGTGGTGCAGGTGAAGCTGCTGAAGAAAAGACTGAATTCGACGTAATTCTTAAGTCTGCAGGTGCTTCTAAATTAGCTATCGTTAAATTAGTAAAAGATTTAACTGGTGCTGGTCTTAAAGAAGCTAAAGATATCGTAGATGGTGCTCCTTCTGCAATCAAAGAAGGTGTTTCTAAAGACGAAGCTGAAGCGCTTAAGAAGCAATTAGAAGAAGCTGGTGCTGAAGTAGAATTGAAATAA
- a CDS encoding T9SS type A sorting domain-containing protein has translation MNQKKLLILFTTGLAVSFSAQCANPANVNSYTYNGKVYEVIKELKNWNDAALCAVQRGGYLVEINDANEQNAIYNFITSSGISSTYAPVSDGGGTSYVWIGATDRVVEGSWLWDGNNDGVGINFWNGQGAAGSGNGMPVSNRYNNWGRENGTGMIMEPDNYLDNQNAAAIALSGWPSGSNALGVSGQWNDLNMSNSLYYVVEKDNQTLGVADNSHTNKDQLKIYPNPVKAGKNLMITSVEAGAYTLLSPEGKVLKTGKISTNTDIDTSALPVGIYIITIETRSDVKSYKVIVK, from the coding sequence ATGAATCAGAAAAAATTATTGATCCTGTTTACGACAGGGTTGGCCGTTTCTTTTAGTGCACAATGTGCTAATCCGGCAAATGTTAATTCCTATACTTATAATGGAAAAGTATATGAAGTTATTAAAGAATTGAAAAACTGGAATGATGCTGCATTGTGTGCAGTACAAAGAGGTGGATATCTGGTTGAGATTAACGATGCCAACGAGCAGAATGCGATCTATAATTTTATAACCTCCTCGGGAATTTCTTCAACCTATGCACCTGTGAGTGATGGTGGTGGTACCTCTTATGTTTGGATAGGAGCAACAGATAGAGTAGTGGAAGGGAGTTGGCTTTGGGATGGAAATAATGATGGAGTGGGCATTAACTTCTGGAATGGGCAAGGTGCTGCAGGATCAGGAAATGGGATGCCTGTTTCTAATCGTTACAATAACTGGGGAAGAGAAAATGGTACAGGAATGATTATGGAACCGGATAATTATCTTGATAATCAAAATGCAGCAGCAATAGCGTTAAGTGGTTGGCCTTCCGGTTCTAATGCTTTGGGGGTATCAGGACAATGGAATGATTTGAATATGAGCAACTCACTTTATTATGTTGTTGAGAAAGATAATCAAACGCTTGGAGTAGCGGATAACTCTCATACAAATAAGGATCAATTGAAAATATATCCTAATCCGGTAAAAGCAGGAAAGAACCTAATGATTACATCTGTTGAAGCAGGGGCTTACACTTTACTTTCTCCGGAAGGAAAAGTACTGAAGACGGGGAAGATCTCTACAAATACAGATATTGATACCTCTGCATTACCTGTGGGAATTTATATCATTACCATAGAAACTCGATCAGATGTAAAATCTTATAAGGTTATTGTGAAATAA
- a CDS encoding T9SS type A sorting domain-containing protein — protein MTLYNGNTVTDNFTSSGSLISGNFFTTNSNKFYVGGKATKPFNRMKITFNSGTAVRIPQNYYIYNAFASKDDDNDGVPNCFDRCPGGDDSIDNNGNGIPDCAEGCTVVNDKSPTLDTDGDGIVDACDFDSDNDGIPDSMEDFDKNAKFEDDDLEGDILITPILGDAIPNYRDLDSDNDGILDLFESGIPISVINQIDADHNGIIDKGVAVGKNGLADILETYPDSGTLKYPIKNTDGDNLPDFLDTTSNGADYDLYQIGKANLDTLGGGFISTINDNDKDGIQAVVDTDLVKRGAPNSPLSPYASLLKNGLASSGKAAKASEITETANDVKIYPNPVKAGENLMVTASEEGTYTLFSAEGKVVKSGKFSARTGIETSVLPTGIYIITIETKSAVKSYKVIVK, from the coding sequence GTGACATTATATAACGGAAATACGGTTACAGACAACTTTACAAGCTCAGGCAGTCTTATCAGTGGAAATTTCTTTACCACAAACTCTAATAAATTTTATGTAGGAGGAAAGGCTACAAAACCTTTTAACAGAATGAAAATTACGTTCAATAGTGGAACAGCGGTTCGTATTCCTCAAAATTATTATATCTATAATGCGTTTGCCAGTAAAGATGATGATAATGATGGAGTTCCAAACTGCTTCGATCGTTGTCCTGGAGGAGATGATAGTATTGATAATAATGGTAATGGTATTCCGGATTGCGCAGAAGGTTGTACTGTGGTAAATGATAAATCGCCTACATTAGATACTGATGGGGATGGAATTGTGGATGCGTGTGATTTTGATTCCGATAACGACGGAATTCCAGATTCTATGGAAGATTTTGATAAAAATGCAAAATTTGAAGATGATGACCTGGAAGGAGATATATTAATTACTCCAATATTAGGAGATGCTATTCCAAATTATCGTGATCTTGATTCTGATAACGACGGAATTTTAGATCTGTTTGAATCAGGTATCCCAATTTCAGTGATCAATCAGATTGATGCAGATCATAATGGTATTATTGATAAAGGAGTTGCAGTAGGGAAAAATGGGTTAGCCGATATCTTGGAAACATATCCGGATTCAGGAACTTTAAAGTATCCAATTAAAAATACAGATGGAGATAATCTTCCGGACTTCCTGGATACCACTTCCAATGGTGCTGATTATGATTTGTATCAAATCGGAAAAGCTAATCTCGATACATTGGGCGGAGGGTTTATCTCTACAATTAATGATAATGATAAAGACGGTATTCAGGCTGTAGTTGATACAGATCTTGTGAAAAGAGGAGCTCCAAATTCTCCACTTTCCCCATATGCTTCTTTATTGAAAAACGGATTGGCAAGTTCTGGAAAAGCAGCAAAAGCTTCAGAAATAACAGAAACAGCTAATGACGTGAAGATCTATCCTAACCCTGTAAAAGCAGGAGAAAACCTTATGGTTACAGCATCAGAGGAAGGGACTTATACTTTATTCTCTGCGGAAGGGAAAGTAGTTAAGTCAGGTAAATTCTCTGCACGTACAGGTATTGAAACCTCTGTATTGCCTACGGGAATTTATATCATTACGATAGAAACTAAATCAGCTGTAAAATCTTATAAAGTTATTGTGAAATAA
- the rplJ gene encoding 50S ribosomal protein L10 — MTKDQKVVAIQEIKDLLQDAKVVYVADLDGLNAGKSSDFRRQAFKQNIKVKVVKNTLLQKAMEQIEGVDYSEMFPSFKGNSALMIAETANAPAKLIQGFRKKEEKPALKSAFVQEAFYIGDNNLDTLANIKSREEMIGEIIGLLQSPIQRVVSALQNKPETVEAKAEEAAPVVEETPAAEAPEAAAESTEETSAE; from the coding sequence ATGACAAAAGACCAAAAAGTTGTAGCAATACAAGAGATCAAAGATTTGCTTCAGGATGCAAAAGTAGTATACGTAGCAGATTTAGACGGTTTGAACGCAGGTAAATCTTCAGATTTCAGAAGACAGGCTTTCAAGCAAAATATCAAAGTGAAAGTTGTAAAAAATACACTTTTACAAAAAGCGATGGAGCAAATTGAAGGAGTAGATTACTCTGAAATGTTCCCATCTTTCAAAGGAAACTCAGCATTAATGATTGCTGAAACAGCTAACGCTCCTGCGAAACTTATCCAAGGATTCAGAAAGAAAGAAGAAAAGCCAGCTTTAAAGTCTGCTTTTGTTCAAGAAGCTTTCTATATTGGTGACAACAACCTAGACACATTGGCTAACATCAAGTCTAGAGAAGAAATGATCGGTGAAATCATCGGATTACTTCAGTCTCCAATCCAGAGAGTTGTTTCTGCTCTTCAAAACAAACCTGAAACTGTAGAAGCTAAAGCTGAAGAAGCTGCTCCTGTAGTTGAAGAAACTCCTGCTGCTGAAGCTCCAGAAGCTGCTGCAGAAAGCACTGAAGAAACAAGTGCTGAATAA
- a CDS encoding T9SS type A sorting domain-containing protein produces the protein MKKLLTLFVSLSIGFIGKAQWNPVLDQNLLVTNAGSSSFAETTSDGKTYIGYWKNVPAPVNFELWVQILDKNGSKLLGAQGIKVSDQIPMGTYTVVEKTAVDASDNLYIGVTGTGAGTPGYIFKITPDGTSVWPSGISLGEAYLPTILPLLDGNIVVGYFPPSQKYAKVQMFNPAGQPMWANPTQIISDDPAKNTIPADLFKLSGNVCELIFHKQVSFGTTSYLFANKINLQNGTLMWDGAKQITAKSTSYNARYSGAVDGDVVYYGYSTGENMRFDGYLQRVNPDSSLPWGVSGVDFDTNQTYFEKDMKIAFESGSPYIWSIANYSSSSQGENGEFVQKFDKISGSRLFTDNAKQVFPVDNTSMFHYSNLQLVNDQPYFVVQKKEGTALNVSLNAVLLRDNGDFQWPEHYLPMATFPASKAYTTVLKPINGQGVIVFKESKNTEGADSGIYVQNLVLPNGTMGTRDISGKESNIKLYPNPAVDFIHIDGLKDQDFKIYNTAGQLVKSGLMKQGIIDVKDLIKGAFILKVKEKEGSMKFIKK, from the coding sequence ATGAAAAAATTACTTACTCTTTTTGTTAGCCTTTCAATAGGCTTTATTGGAAAAGCACAATGGAATCCAGTGTTGGATCAAAATCTCTTGGTGACCAATGCAGGGTCATCTTCTTTTGCCGAAACAACCAGTGATGGAAAGACATATATAGGATATTGGAAAAACGTACCGGCACCTGTGAATTTTGAACTTTGGGTTCAGATTCTGGATAAGAATGGGAGTAAACTGCTAGGTGCACAAGGAATTAAAGTTTCTGATCAAATTCCAATGGGAACCTATACAGTTGTGGAAAAGACAGCAGTTGATGCATCAGATAATCTTTATATAGGTGTGACAGGAACCGGGGCGGGAACGCCTGGATATATTTTTAAAATTACTCCAGATGGTACATCGGTTTGGCCGAGTGGAATTAGCTTGGGAGAAGCTTATTTACCTACAATTTTGCCACTGCTTGATGGAAATATTGTGGTGGGATATTTTCCACCAAGTCAAAAATATGCGAAAGTACAGATGTTTAATCCTGCCGGACAGCCTATGTGGGCAAATCCTACTCAGATAATTTCAGATGATCCTGCTAAAAATACAATTCCAGCCGATCTTTTTAAATTGTCAGGGAATGTGTGTGAGCTTATTTTCCATAAACAAGTGTCGTTTGGAACGACAAGCTATTTGTTTGCCAATAAAATAAATTTACAAAACGGAACTTTAATGTGGGATGGTGCTAAGCAGATTACTGCTAAATCTACCTCTTATAATGCAAGATATTCAGGAGCTGTAGATGGAGATGTGGTGTATTATGGGTATAGTACAGGTGAAAATATGAGGTTCGACGGATATCTTCAAAGAGTTAATCCGGATAGTTCTCTTCCATGGGGTGTTTCCGGAGTAGACTTTGATACCAATCAGACTTATTTTGAAAAAGATATGAAAATTGCTTTCGAATCCGGATCTCCTTACATCTGGTCGATTGCAAATTATAGTTCATCTTCCCAGGGAGAGAATGGCGAGTTTGTTCAGAAGTTTGATAAAATTTCGGGCAGTAGGTTATTTACTGATAATGCCAAACAAGTATTTCCTGTAGATAATACATCGATGTTCCATTATAGTAATTTACAATTGGTAAATGATCAGCCGTATTTTGTAGTACAGAAAAAAGAAGGAACTGCACTCAATGTATCTCTAAATGCTGTTCTGCTTAGAGATAATGGTGATTTCCAATGGCCTGAACACTATCTTCCGATGGCTACTTTTCCTGCTTCTAAAGCCTATACAACTGTATTGAAACCTATAAACGGACAAGGAGTTATTGTGTTTAAAGAATCTAAAAATACAGAAGGAGCAGATTCAGGGATCTATGTACAGAATCTGGTTTTGCCTAATGGTACAATGGGAACCCGTGATATTTCAGGAAAAGAATCTAATATTAAACTTTATCCGAATCCGGCAGTAGATTTTATCCATATAGATGGATTGAAAGATCAGGATTTCAAAATTTATAACACAGCCGGGCAGTTGGTGAAATCCGGATTGATGAAACAGGGGATCATTGATGTTAAAGATTTGATAAAAGGAGCTTTTATTCTAAAAGTAAAAGAAAAAGAAGGAAGTATGAAGTTTATTAAGAAGTAA
- the rplK gene encoding 50S ribosomal protein L11, whose amino-acid sequence MAKKVFKMVKLQVKGGAANPSPPVGPALGSAGVNIMEFCKQFNGRTQDKPGQVLPVVITVYEDKSFEFVIKTPPAAIQLMDAAKIKGGSGEPNRNKVGAVTWEQVKKIAEDKMADLNCFTMDSAVSMVAGTARSMGLRVTGTKPTFNA is encoded by the coding sequence ATGGCTAAAAAAGTCTTTAAAATGGTAAAGCTTCAGGTGAAAGGTGGCGCAGCTAACCCTTCTCCACCAGTAGGTCCAGCATTGGGTTCTGCAGGTGTGAACATCATGGAGTTTTGTAAGCAATTTAACGGAAGAACCCAAGATAAGCCAGGGCAAGTTTTACCTGTAGTAATTACAGTATACGAAGACAAATCTTTTGAATTCGTTATCAAAACTCCACCTGCAGCGATCCAGTTAATGGATGCAGCTAAGATCAAGGGAGGTTCTGGTGAACCAAATAGAAACAAAGTAGGTGCTGTAACTTGGGAACAAGTAAAGAAAATCGCTGAAGATAAAATGGCGGATCTTAACTGTTTTACAATGGACTCTGCAGTTTCTATGGTTGCAGGTACTGCTAGATCTATGGGATTAAGAGTAACAGGAACTAAACCAACTTTTAACGCTTAA
- the tuf gene encoding elongation factor Tu, giving the protein MAKETFNRNKPHLNIGTIGHVDHGKTTLTAAISAVLASKGLAEKKDFSSIDSAPEEKERGITINTAHIEYETVKRHYAHVDCPGHADYVKNMVTGAAQMDGAIVVCAATDGPMPQTREHILLCRQVNVPKIVVFMNKVDMVDDPELLELVEMELRDLLATYDFDGDNSPVIQGSALGALTAATNGDSEDKWFKTVEELMDAVDEWIDEPVRDTDKPFLMPIEDVFSITGRGTVATGRIEAGVINTGDPVDIVGMGEEKLTSTITGVEMFRKILDRGEAGDNVGLLLRGIEKTDIKRGMVIAKKDSVKPHKKFKASVYILSKEEGGRHTPFHNKYRPQFYVRTTDVTGEIFLPEGVEMVMPGDNLEITVELLQPIALNEGLRFAIREGGRTVGSGQVTEILD; this is encoded by the coding sequence ATGGCAAAGGAAACGTTTAATCGTAACAAACCACACTTGAACATTGGTACTATTGGTCACGTTGACCATGGTAAAACTACTCTTACAGCTGCTATTTCTGCTGTATTAGCTAGCAAAGGTCTTGCTGAGAAAAAAGACTTCTCTTCAATTGACTCTGCTCCAGAAGAAAAAGAAAGAGGGATCACTATCAATACTGCTCACATCGAGTACGAAACTGTAAAAAGACACTATGCTCACGTTGACTGTCCAGGTCACGCCGACTATGTTAAGAACATGGTAACTGGTGCTGCTCAGATGGATGGAGCTATCGTAGTATGTGCTGCAACTGATGGTCCAATGCCTCAAACTAGAGAACATATCCTACTTTGCCGTCAGGTAAACGTACCTAAGATCGTTGTTTTCATGAACAAAGTTGACATGGTGGATGATCCAGAATTGTTAGAGCTTGTTGAAATGGAACTTAGAGATCTATTAGCTACTTATGACTTTGATGGAGATAACTCTCCAGTAATTCAAGGTTCAGCTCTTGGAGCACTTACTGCAGCTACTAACGGTGACTCAGAAGATAAGTGGTTCAAAACTGTTGAAGAATTAATGGATGCAGTTGATGAGTGGATCGACGAGCCAGTAAGAGATACTGATAAGCCATTCTTGATGCCAATCGAAGACGTATTCTCTATTACAGGTAGAGGTACTGTAGCAACTGGTAGAATTGAAGCTGGTGTTATCAACACTGGAGATCCAGTTGATATCGTTGGTATGGGTGAAGAAAAATTAACTTCTACAATTACAGGAGTTGAGATGTTCAGAAAAATCCTAGACAGAGGTGAAGCTGGTGATAACGTAGGTCTATTGTTGAGAGGTATTGAAAAAACTGACATCAAGAGAGGTATGGTAATCGCTAAGAAAGATTCTGTGAAACCACACAAAAAATTCAAAGCATCTGTTTATATCCTTTCTAAAGAAGAAGGTGGACGTCACACTCCATTCCACAACAAGTACCGTCCTCAGTTCTACGTAAGAACTACTGACGTTACAGGTGAGATCTTCTTACCAGAAGGTGTAGAAATGGTAATGCCTGGTGATAACTTAGAGATCACTGTAGAATTGTTACAACCAATCGCTCTTAACGAGGGTCTTAGATTCGCGATCAGAGAAGGTGGTAGAACAGTTGGTTCAGGTCAGGTTACTGAAATCTTAGACTAA
- a CDS encoding LuxR C-terminal-related transcriptional regulator, producing MNTADELKYKDWKKAEVNIQQARKSVADHDLGDFYLEAAKIYSDVNYFDLALNYSNKAYHLFLDKDAEKVAKIDGIFAYTYSQLNDTKKAITYYKKLLNFYQKQKRKVETIKALNNLGNAYLVLSKLDSSRYYFEEGLKTFETYDNPVLKAFVFSNFGKLNFLEGNNIKAEDYLLEAANILKKNSIEDHKSNYQVNYNLANFYIETQNPVKALHYAQDVRNYITTDGVNFDNTNYLRTLYKAYELNKDYKHSSETFRKYDSIRDLLNIEEKAVNVERLKIQHDYELQKRLDTIEQDRKNMLYVVMGIILLLILIISILLLVNFRNKAEKLRLEKKLIENREKQLEIDNQMKEKMLVYKSMEQSKIEEIFKSLLEQVNVLKSKLKDSEINEVSRIINDIKLNTKHDSWGDFEYHFLNIHESFYENLDRRHPGLTNYDKRLAAMLKLKLSTKEISNLLNVTPKTIENSRTRLRKKMNLTNTKEDLAQYLNEL from the coding sequence ATGAATACTGCCGATGAGCTCAAGTACAAAGATTGGAAAAAGGCCGAAGTTAATATACAGCAAGCAAGAAAAAGTGTTGCTGATCATGATTTGGGAGATTTTTATCTGGAAGCAGCAAAAATTTACAGCGATGTCAATTACTTTGATCTTGCATTAAATTATTCCAATAAGGCCTATCATCTGTTTTTGGATAAGGATGCAGAAAAAGTGGCCAAAATAGATGGAATTTTTGCTTACACCTACTCACAACTTAATGATACCAAAAAAGCCATTACTTATTATAAGAAACTTTTGAATTTTTATCAGAAACAAAAACGAAAGGTAGAAACCATTAAAGCTCTTAATAATTTAGGAAACGCTTACCTTGTTTTATCGAAATTGGATTCATCCAGATATTATTTTGAAGAAGGTTTGAAGACTTTTGAAACATATGATAATCCGGTTTTAAAAGCTTTTGTTTTTTCAAACTTTGGGAAGCTTAATTTTTTGGAAGGAAACAATATCAAAGCAGAAGATTATTTATTGGAAGCTGCTAATATTCTAAAGAAAAATTCTATTGAAGATCATAAATCAAACTACCAGGTCAATTATAACCTGGCCAACTTCTATATCGAAACACAAAATCCAGTCAAAGCTTTGCATTATGCTCAAGATGTGAGAAACTATATAACAACGGATGGAGTCAACTTTGATAATACCAATTATTTGAGAACCTTATATAAGGCTTATGAGCTCAATAAAGATTATAAGCATTCTTCAGAAACTTTTAGAAAATATGATTCTATTCGGGATCTGTTGAATATAGAAGAGAAAGCCGTAAATGTAGAACGATTGAAGATACAGCATGATTATGAACTCCAGAAAAGGCTCGATACAATAGAGCAGGATAGAAAAAATATGCTGTATGTGGTCATGGGTATTATTCTTCTATTGATTTTGATAATCAGTATTTTACTGCTCGTTAACTTCAGGAACAAAGCTGAGAAACTTCGCCTCGAGAAAAAACTGATAGAAAACCGTGAAAAGCAGCTCGAAATAGACAATCAGATGAAAGAAAAAATGCTGGTGTACAAGTCTATGGAACAATCAAAAATAGAAGAAATCTTTAAATCGCTGCTGGAGCAAGTAAATGTTTTGAAATCCAAACTTAAAGATAGTGAGATCAATGAAGTTTCCAGAATCATCAACGACATTAAGCTGAATACCAAACACGACTCATGGGGAGATTTTGAATACCATTTCCTGAATATTCATGAATCATTTTATGAAAATCTAGATCGTAGACATCCCGGATTAACCAATTATGATAAACGATTGGCGGCCATGCTGAAACTGAAGCTATCCACAAAAGAAATTTCAAATTTGTTGAATGTAACACCTAAAACCATCGAAAATTCAAGAACCCGTTTGAGAAAAAAAATGAATCTTACCAATACAAAAGAAGATCTTGCTCAATATTTGAATGAATTGTAA